GATTTTCTTTATTGAAGTAAGGACAGAGCCAATCTTCGCGCTGACCAAACTCATGCTCTTCCCGATTATTAAAAGGAACTTGATACGCCACAGGTGCCACCAAACCAATTGGCAGAGCGTACTCTCTGCGTGCGATCTTGCCTCTGAATATTTCATGGGCCTTGGTGGATGACTGTTCGTTGAAAATCGCGCCCACCATAAAATTGGGAAGGAAAGGATGAAAGGTGCAGCATTTCAAATCTTCACGATAATGAATCTTGCCCGTTTCGCGAGGTCTCGCCATCGCGCAAGTATCGCAAGTGGCTTTTTTCTCTTCCGGAGAGAAATCCAAGATTTCTCTCGGCAACAGGTTTCCGTAAATATGGGGAAGTTGATATTTTAAGTTCATTATTTTTGGCAGCGCTCTTCAAGTCTTTGTTTTAATTCGGGGAGGTTCGGATATACACCGACATCATCCCATTTCCAAACAAAGTCATTACAGCGCATAAACTTTGGAAAAGCCACTGTGCCAACGTCATAGTCTTTCTTCTGTTTCAGAATGGCACTCGCAATATTTTCTGCCGTCCAGACAACTGATTCTTCCGCCAGCAACCCAGCCTTCTTCAGCTCGAAAGAAACCTCAACCGGCGTTACAAACCCCACCTGATCCGCGAAAGGAATTACACCTGCGTCCTCAGAGTCTTTGCTTGAATAGACCAGACGGATGAACTGATAGAAGCGCACACCTTTCGTTTCGTATTCGCTTTTGATTTGCTCATAAACCTCGGCGTCTTTTTCGCCGTTATCACCAAAGAAAATCACCTTGTCAGGATTTTCGCTGTTCATGATGGAACGAATCGTAATGAGTTTATGAGTCTCCATACTGAGATTTGTGCGAGGAATGTAAACGCCCGCGGGAAATTTTCCATTACGCAGAAACTGTTCGTGGGTTCCCTGCATCCACCAAGACGGGGCTCTGGAAACATAGTAAACGGAAAGATCCGGATTGTCTTTTTTGATCAAAGTAAACAACTCCGCCATCCCAAGAAAACGACTTTTATCATCAAAGGAATACGAAGCGGCACTGCTGAGGTCTAAAACATTTGCGAGCTTCAGCGTATCATCGACATCGCTCACCAATAGAGTCTTAGCCTGTCCAACAGAAAGAAATAGAAAGACGAGCGCAAGAATGGAAATACTTCTCATAAAACCCTCCGAGGGAAGGTTCTATAACTAGAGTCCTTGCTCGTCAAAGCGAATACTGAATTGATTTGGGGTCACTTTGACCTCCAGAGTGCCTTCTGCATTCTGGAAGACTTCGCCACTGCTCGGAAAGAACTGGGCGGCCAGCTTTTGCGCCATTTCCCCCTCAACTCTCAATGAAGCCGTTTTTAGCCCCAACTGGGCGCTCTTGGAGGGATGTATTAAAAGCATGCAAGTATAGCCACCACTGGTGCGATTGGCGCAGATAAAGTCCAAAAACTTAAAGGGAGTTTGCAAAGTTTTTCCGGGCCCTAAAATAGAATCCTGAACCGGGACATTCATCGCCTCAAACAACTTCTGCGGCAGCTCGTCGGTAGAGCCGTCATATCCTTGGGCTGCGATATTGATCATAAATTGCTGCCCCAGAAATCGCCCCTGAGTACGAGCCTGAGACAGACTGCCACTTGTCATAATTAGGATTGCCAGAGCTATTCTTTTCATGGAGTTGAGCCTAACAGGGGCGTCCATTAATTCAACAGGGGCGTTACACTTTCTGTCTTCTGTCAGCCTCATAACGGGACTGTTTTTATGGCTCACTTTGAGATGGAATTGCCTAGTTATATTAGATACTTGCGACGCTAAAGGCCTGGCATGTTGCCCACAATCTGGCCCGCGCTTTGCTCTCTTGTAAAGGTAACAGACAGAAACCTTTCAAAGGGGGACCTATGAAAACATTTATCGCCATCGCAATCTTCGCTTTCTCTTGCAGCTC
The nucleotide sequence above comes from Bdellovibrio svalbardensis. Encoded proteins:
- a CDS encoding phosphatase domain-containing protein, with amino-acid sequence MRSISILALVFLFLSVGQAKTLLVSDVDDTLKLANVLDLSSAASYSFDDKSRFLGMAELFTLIKKDNPDLSVYYVSRAPSWWMQGTHEQFLRNGKFPAGVYIPRTNLSMETHKLITIRSIMNSENPDKVIFFGDNGEKDAEVYEQIKSEYETKGVRFYQFIRLVYSSKDSEDAGVIPFADQVGFVTPVEVSFELKKAGLLAEESVVWTAENIASAILKQKKDYDVGTVAFPKFMRCNDFVWKWDDVGVYPNLPELKQRLEERCQK